Part of the Anaerolineae bacterium genome is shown below.
TGGAACGCGGGGAGATGACGGTGCACCTCTTGGAGGGCCTGCTTGAATGAGGGTTTAGAACCGTACCGCCGCGGTCATGGAACGCACCCCTTTCCTTCTCCCATCGCAGGCGTTTGAACCGGCCTACTTGCGCTTGTATCGAAGCGGCGAACTTCAGCGACGGGCTGCCCGGGCGCAGGAAGCATTGGCCGCCTGCCGCTTGTGCCCCCGCGCCTGTGGCGTGAACCGCCTAGCCGACGAACGGGGCGTTTGCCGCACCGGGCGGCGCGCTGTGGTGAGCAGTGCCTTCCCTCATTTTGGGGAGGAGGATTGCCTGCGCGGCTGGCGAGGCAGCGGCACCCTTTTCTTTGCCTGGTGCAATTTGCGCTGCGTCTTTTGCCAAAACGAGGAGATCAGCCATCGGGGGCAGGGCCGCGAGGTGACCGCCGAGGAACTGGCCGCGCTGATGCTTGCCCTTCAGGAGGAGGGAGTACACAACCTCAACCTGGTGACCCCGGAGCATGTCGTCCCCCAGATTTTGGAGGCCTTGGTTCTGGCTGTCGAGCAGGGCCTGCGGCTGCCCATCGTGTACAACACCTCGGCTTATGATGGCCTGGAGAGTTTGCGGCTGCTGGATGGGGTGGTCGATATCTACATGCCGGATTTCAAGGTGTGGAGTACGCAGGCCGCCCGCCGTTACCTCAAGGCGCCCGATTACCCTCAGGTGGCGCGCCAGGCGTTGCGGGAGATGCACCGCCAGGTAGGGGATTTGCAACTGGACGAGCATGGCCTGGCCAAACGGGGTTTGTTGGTGCGTCACCTGGTGATGCCCGGACTTTTGGAGGAGACCCGCGCCATCATGCGGTTCCTGGCCTCGGAGATCTCCCCGGATACCTGTGTGAACTTGATGGCGCAATACTATCCTGCCGGGGAGGTGAGTGCCGGGCGTTACGCGGAAATCAACCGCCGGATCACCCCGGAAGAGTTTCGCCAGGCCGTGGCGTGGGCGAAGGCGCAGGGCTTGTGGCGCTTTGCCGGTTAAAAAGCGCGCCCTGGCCGGGAAAGGCAGGGCGTTGGGGATGCCCCCACCGCGACTCGAACGCGGGTCTTCGGCTCCGGAGGCCGACGCTCTATCCACTGAGCAAGCAAAGGGAGGGGGTATGTCCCCCTGGTGTTATACTTTGCCCCTTGCTTACGACTTGGTCAAGGCGCCGGTGGGGAAGGGAAAGGTGTCTCTCAGTCCCGACCCGTTATTGACGTTGCTGTTTACCGAAGCCTAAGATGGTTTGCGTCTGCTCATGGAGCGGTTGCTCAACCTGCTCATGCTGGCCGAGGGCCAGGCCTATCTTCAAGCCGAACCTTACCAACGCACACCGGAGCA
Proteins encoded:
- a CDS encoding radical SAM protein — protein: MERTPFLLPSQAFEPAYLRLYRSGELQRRAARAQEALAACRLCPRACGVNRLADERGVCRTGRRAVVSSAFPHFGEEDCLRGWRGSGTLFFAWCNLRCVFCQNEEISHRGQGREVTAEELAALMLALQEEGVHNLNLVTPEHVVPQILEALVLAVEQGLRLPIVYNTSAYDGLESLRLLDGVVDIYMPDFKVWSTQAARRYLKAPDYPQVARQALREMHRQVGDLQLDEHGLAKRGLLVRHLVMPGLLEETRAIMRFLASEISPDTCVNLMAQYYPAGEVSAGRYAEINRRITPEEFRQAVAWAKAQGLWRFAG